In Devosia beringensis, a single window of DNA contains:
- the mfd gene encoding transcription-repair coupling factor, whose protein sequence is MNEIVAQRPTRTIANVPDGMQPLVLARLIQQRIEAAPDDAASIVFVARDGRRLQRMADILTAMLPGHPVLTLPAWDCLPYDRVSPNNVTIAARMNTLAALTSGAKGAVVLTTVNGLIQRLPPRDVVETMSFSAAAGRIVDSEKLIGWAANNGYLRVATVRESGEFAVRGGLVDLFPASAESPLRFDFFGSQLESIRTFDPDSQRTTGTLKAIALTPMSEVVLTETTIRRFRQNYTATFGGNTAGDTLYASISGGSRYSGTEHWLPFFYEHLDTLATYVGDAPFVFDEQASEAYGDRVAQIRDYYDAREAARLSPQVAGTGAPYKPVKPELLYAVDEHPYALAGASVIQLSQFLAPDTKKADDAGGQIAPSFAAERQATDTNLFQSVVERLLAERKAGRRTVVACWSMGTRDRMAQVLKDHGLTNPRLAENWRDAETTSAATTSLVVLPLESGFATKDLLVLSEQDILGERILRPQRRKKASDALTEAASLAAGDLVVHVDHGIGRFLGLKVIEAGGAPHECVELEYGGDTKLYLPVENIELLTRYGSDEGNTTLDKLGGVAWQAKKGKLKQRIREMAEQLIKIAAARQLTRADVIEINPGAYDEFAARFPYEETEDQMAAISAVFDDVTSGRVMDRLVCGDVGFGKTEVALRAAFAVALSGKQVAVVVPTTLLCRQHFKTFAERFAGLPVRVRQASRMVGSAELKATKEGLADGQVDIVVGTHALLSKTIQFRDLGLLIIDEEQHFGVGHKERLKDLKANVHVLTLTATPIPRTLQMALTGVRDLSLLATPPVDRLAIRTFISPFDALSVREALLREKYRGGQSFYVVPRIKDQVEIAEFLKEQVPEVSFVVANGQMAPGELDDVMNAFYDNKFDVLVATTIVESGLDIPNANTLIVHRADHFGLAQLYQIRGRIGRAKARAYALFTVPPDRKLTDTAERRLGVLQSLESLGAGFQLASHDLDIRGAGNLLGDEQSGHIREVGYELYQAMLEEAVANLRNGDADYEDKNEWSPQISLGMPVMIPEYYVPDLQLRMQLYRRLGDLTDIRDIDAAGAELIDRFGPLPEEVEALLKVILVKALCRQANVEKVDAGPKGAVITLRNNEFANPAGLVKMVSDPASQVRIKPDQKLVFARNWPTPGDRLKGAAAILSRLARLVENVA, encoded by the coding sequence ATGAACGAGATCGTCGCCCAGCGCCCGACCCGCACCATTGCCAATGTGCCCGATGGCATGCAGCCATTGGTGCTGGCGCGGCTGATCCAGCAGCGGATCGAGGCGGCGCCCGACGATGCCGCCAGCATTGTCTTTGTCGCGCGCGACGGACGACGGCTGCAGCGCATGGCCGATATCCTCACCGCCATGCTGCCCGGCCATCCGGTGCTGACGCTGCCGGCCTGGGATTGCCTGCCCTATGACCGGGTCTCGCCCAACAACGTGACCATTGCCGCGCGGATGAACACGCTGGCGGCGCTGACCAGCGGCGCCAAGGGCGCCGTGGTGCTGACCACCGTCAATGGCTTGATCCAGCGCTTGCCGCCGCGCGACGTGGTGGAGACCATGTCATTTTCGGCGGCGGCGGGACGGATCGTCGACAGTGAAAAGCTGATCGGCTGGGCCGCCAATAATGGCTATCTGCGCGTTGCCACCGTGCGCGAGAGCGGTGAATTCGCCGTGCGCGGCGGCCTGGTCGACCTGTTCCCGGCCAGCGCCGAGTCGCCGCTGCGCTTCGACTTCTTCGGCAGCCAGCTGGAATCGATCCGCACCTTCGATCCGGACAGCCAGCGCACGACCGGCACACTCAAAGCCATTGCCCTGACGCCGATGAGCGAGGTGGTGCTGACCGAGACCACCATTCGCCGCTTCCGGCAGAACTATACCGCCACGTTTGGCGGCAATACCGCCGGCGACACGCTCTATGCCTCGATCAGCGGCGGTTCGCGCTATTCCGGTACCGAGCACTGGCTGCCATTTTTCTACGAGCATCTCGACACGCTGGCCACCTATGTGGGCGACGCACCCTTCGTGTTCGACGAGCAGGCCAGCGAGGCCTATGGCGACCGCGTGGCGCAGATCCGCGACTATTATGACGCCCGCGAAGCAGCGCGGCTCAGCCCGCAGGTGGCCGGCACCGGCGCGCCGTACAAGCCGGTAAAGCCGGAACTGCTCTATGCCGTGGACGAGCATCCCTATGCGCTGGCCGGCGCCTCGGTGATCCAGCTGTCCCAGTTCCTGGCGCCCGATACCAAGAAGGCAGACGATGCCGGCGGGCAGATTGCCCCCAGCTTTGCCGCCGAACGCCAGGCCACTGACACCAACCTGTTCCAGTCCGTCGTCGAGCGCCTGCTGGCCGAGCGCAAGGCTGGCCGCCGCACCGTGGTGGCCTGCTGGAGTATGGGCACGCGCGACCGCATGGCGCAGGTGCTCAAGGACCATGGGCTGACCAATCCGCGGCTGGCGGAAAACTGGCGCGATGCCGAGACGACCAGCGCTGCTACCACCTCGCTGGTGGTGCTGCCGCTTGAAAGCGGCTTTGCCACGAAAGACCTGCTGGTGCTGTCCGAGCAGGATATCCTGGGTGAGCGCATCCTGCGGCCGCAGCGCCGCAAGAAAGCCAGCGACGCGCTGACCGAGGCGGCGAGCCTGGCGGCCGGGGACCTCGTCGTGCATGTCGATCACGGTATCGGCCGCTTCCTCGGCCTCAAGGTCATCGAGGCGGGCGGCGCGCCGCATGAATGCGTCGAGCTTGAATATGGTGGCGACACCAAGCTCTACCTGCCGGTGGAAAATATCGAGCTGCTGACCCGCTATGGCAGCGACGAGGGCAATACCACGCTCGACAAGCTCGGCGGCGTCGCCTGGCAGGCCAAGAAGGGCAAGCTCAAGCAGCGCATCCGCGAGATGGCCGAGCAGCTGATCAAGATCGCTGCCGCCCGCCAGCTGACGCGTGCCGACGTGATCGAGATCAATCCCGGCGCCTATGACGAATTCGCCGCGCGTTTCCCCTATGAGGAGACCGAGGACCAGATGGCCGCCATTTCGGCGGTGTTCGACGATGTGACCTCGGGCCGCGTCATGGACCGCCTGGTCTGTGGCGACGTGGGCTTCGGCAAGACCGAGGTGGCTTTGCGCGCGGCCTTCGCCGTGGCGCTCAGCGGCAAGCAGGTCGCTGTGGTGGTGCCGACAACGCTGCTGTGCCGCCAGCATTTCAAGACCTTTGCCGAACGCTTTGCCGGCCTGCCGGTACGGGTGCGGCAGGCCTCGCGCATGGTCGGCTCGGCCGAGCTCAAGGCGACCAAGGAAGGCTTGGCCGATGGCCAGGTCGATATCGTCGTGGGCACCCATGCTTTGCTCAGCAAGACCATCCAGTTCCGCGACCTGGGCCTGCTGATTATCGACGAGGAGCAGCATTTTGGCGTCGGCCACAAGGAGCGCCTCAAGGACCTCAAGGCCAATGTGCACGTGCTGACGCTGACCGCGACGCCGATTCCGCGCACGCTGCAGATGGCGCTGACCGGGGTGCGCGATCTCAGCCTCCTGGCCACGCCGCCGGTCGATCGCCTGGCCATCCGCACCTTCATCTCGCCGTTTGACGCGCTGTCGGTGCGCGAGGCGCTGCTGCGCGAGAAGTATCGCGGCGGCCAGAGCTTTTATGTCGTGCCGCGCATCAAGGACCAGGTCGAGATCGCCGAGTTCCTCAAGGAGCAGGTGCCCGAGGTTTCCTTCGTCGTCGCCAATGGCCAGATGGCGCCGGGCGAGCTCGACGATGTGATGAATGCCTTTTACGACAACAAGTTCGACGTGCTGGTGGCCACCACCATCGTTGAATCCGGGCTCGATATTCCCAATGCCAATACGCTGATCGTACATCGGGCCGACCATTTCGGCCTGGCCCAGCTCTATCAGATCCGCGGCCGCATCGGCCGGGCCAAGGCGCGTGCCTATGCCCTGTTCACCGTGCCGCCCGATCGCAAGCTCACCGATACGGCCGAGCGCCGGCTGGGCGTGCTGCAGTCGCTTGAAAGCCTCGGCGCCGGCTTCCAGCTGGCCAGCCACGATCTCGACATTCGCGGGGCCGGCAACCTGCTGGGCGATGAACAGTCGGGCCATATCCGTGAGGTCGGCTACGAGCTCTACCAAGCCATGCTGGAAGAGGCCGTGGCCAATCTGCGCAATGGCGACGCTGATTACGAGGACAAGAACGAGTGGAGCCCGCAGATCTCGCTGGGCATGCCGGTGATGATCCCCGAATATTACGTGCCCGACCTGCAGCTGCGCATGCAGCTCTATCGTCGCCTGGGTGACCTGACCGACATCCGCGATATCGACGCCGCGGGCGCCGAGCTGATCGACCGCTTCGGGCCCTTGCCCGAGGAGGTCGAGGCGCTGCTCAAGGTGATTCTGGTCAAGGCGCTGTGCCGTCAGGCCAATGTCGAAAAGGTCGATGCCGGCCCCAAGGGTGCGGTCATTACCTTGCGCAACAACGAGTTCGCCAATCCGGCGGGCCTGGTCAAGATGGTCAGCGACCCGGCCAGCCAGGTGCGCATCAAGCCCGATCAGAAACTTGTGTTCGCCCGCAACTGGCCCACGCCCGGTGACCGGCTCAAGGGTGCAGCGGCGATTTTGTCCCGGCTGGCCAGACTTGTAGAGAATGTGGCGTGA
- a CDS encoding invasion associated locus B family protein, with translation MNFRKPLVAGFAVAALTLSSMSAFAQDAAPAPAPDAAATEAPAADPAAATDAAAPAEGAASSNWLKVCDPLPDGQKACILRQVVVANGQFLGSFLLRDDPGQESRLLAVAAVPLGVLLPFGLTWQIDGSKPVRVPYMLCDPTSCATQLVINEQYVSSLKKGSTLKLTAKNRQNQDLTIEINLAGFTATYDGETAITFDEFRQETTGANALEQVLQDRAEELRKQLETPAADGAAAPAADAPAAAPAPAAQ, from the coding sequence ATGAACTTCAGGAAACCCCTCGTCGCCGGTTTTGCGGTGGCTGCGCTTACGCTGTCCTCGATGTCGGCCTTTGCACAGGACGCAGCGCCTGCGCCCGCTCCGGATGCCGCCGCCACCGAGGCGCCAGCCGCCGATCCCGCTGCTGCCACCGACGCTGCCGCTCCGGCGGAAGGCGCCGCCTCGTCCAACTGGCTCAAGGTTTGCGATCCGCTGCCCGATGGCCAGAAGGCCTGTATCCTGCGCCAGGTTGTGGTGGCCAATGGCCAGTTCCTCGGCTCGTTCCTGCTGCGTGACGATCCGGGCCAGGAAAGCCGCCTGCTGGCCGTTGCTGCCGTGCCACTCGGCGTGCTGCTGCCGTTCGGCCTGACCTGGCAGATCGACGGCTCCAAGCCGGTGCGCGTGCCCTATATGCTGTGCGACCCCACCTCGTGCGCCACCCAGCTGGTGATCAACGAGCAGTATGTGAGTTCGCTCAAGAAGGGCAGCACACTCAAGCTGACCGCCAAGAACCGCCAGAACCAGGATCTGACCATCGAGATCAACCTGGCCGGCTTTACAGCCACCTATGACGGCGAAACTGCCATCACTTTCGACGAATTCCGCCAGGAAACCACCGGCGCGAACGCGCTGGAGCAGGTCTTGCAGGATCGCGCCGAGGAACTGCGCAAGCAGCTTGAGACCCCGGCGGCAGACGGTGCTGCGGCACCGGCAGCCGATGCGCCTGCCGCGGCGCCGGCGCCGGCTGCCCAGTAA
- a CDS encoding FAD-dependent monooxygenase codes for MSPFDADAIVVGGGLAGTAAAIAVAQAGLHTIHLAPPAPPDRRTSALMLPSVDYLQQAGLIDTPETLGHALTQIRIIDATGRLIRAPETLFDATEAGLDAFGWNFGNARLLERFHAVAATLPNLTIRPQGATSLQLTGDGWSVTLPDGATLTAPLIVGADGKKSIVRQAAGLRSSDRPFTQSALVCDLELGRPIGGTSIEFHYPQGPFTLVPAGDNRANLVWIDDAETLRAAQAGGAEHLLTLFAEKSQRLFGSIAMASSAVVFPLSALSVASAGLDGVVLTGESAHAFPPIGAQGLNLGLRDVADLAAALAVADRTQAGWAGAVSADYARRRAADLARTGTMVDTLFRSLLADMIPAQALRAGGLWALKLAPALRRQAFAIGMGRR; via the coding sequence ATGAGCCCCTTTGACGCCGACGCCATCGTCGTCGGCGGCGGGCTGGCCGGCACCGCTGCCGCCATCGCCGTCGCCCAGGCCGGCTTGCACACCATCCACCTGGCGCCACCCGCCCCGCCCGATCGCCGCACCTCGGCGCTGATGCTGCCCAGCGTCGATTACCTGCAACAGGCCGGCCTGATCGACACCCCTGAGACCCTCGGCCATGCCCTGACGCAGATCCGCATCATCGACGCCACCGGCCGCCTGATCCGCGCCCCCGAAACCCTGTTTGACGCCACGGAAGCCGGGCTCGACGCCTTTGGCTGGAATTTCGGCAATGCGCGCCTGCTCGAGCGTTTCCACGCCGTCGCCGCCACCCTGCCCAACCTCACCATCCGGCCACAGGGCGCCACCTCCCTGCAGCTCACTGGCGACGGCTGGAGCGTCACCCTGCCCGACGGCGCCACCCTGACGGCCCCACTGATCGTCGGTGCCGACGGCAAGAAGTCCATCGTGCGCCAGGCTGCCGGCCTGCGCAGCAGCGACCGTCCGTTCACCCAATCGGCTTTGGTCTGTGATCTCGAACTGGGCCGGCCCATTGGCGGCACCTCGATCGAGTTCCACTATCCCCAGGGTCCCTTCACCCTGGTGCCCGCTGGCGATAACCGCGCCAACCTGGTCTGGATCGACGACGCCGAAACCCTGCGCGCGGCCCAGGCCGGCGGCGCCGAGCATCTGCTGACCCTGTTCGCCGAAAAGTCGCAGCGCCTGTTCGGCAGCATTGCCATGGCGTCATCCGCCGTCGTGTTCCCGCTCAGCGCCCTCAGCGTGGCCAGCGCCGGCCTCGACGGCGTCGTGCTCACCGGCGAGTCCGCGCATGCCTTCCCGCCCATCGGCGCGCAGGGCCTCAATCTGGGTCTGCGCGACGTCGCCGATCTGGCCGCCGCCCTCGCCGTTGCCGATCGCACGCAGGCCGGCTGGGCCGGTGCGGTCAGCGCCGACTATGCGCGCCGCCGGGCAGCCGATCTGGCCCGCACCGGCACCATGGTGGATACGCTGTTCCGCTCGCTACTGGCCGATATGATCCCGGCCCAGGCACTGCGCGCCGGCGGGCTCTGGGCGCTAAAGCTGGCCCCCGCCCTGCGCCGCCAGGCCTTCGCCATCGGCATGGGGCGCCGCTGA
- a CDS encoding DUF6691 family protein has translation MANLKLPYLATAALSGGLFGAGLYVSQMVDATKVLRFLDVTAIPSGGWDPSLAFVIVPAIVIMFIAVRISRSRQAPLFDQAFHEPEYDRIDRRLIGGAVLFGIGWGMAGICPGPAISLIAFMPDDLWIFLLTMLIGSYAGSLFVPSGHARRLADAK, from the coding sequence ATGGCCAATCTCAAACTGCCCTATCTGGCGACGGCGGCCCTGAGCGGCGGCCTGTTTGGCGCCGGCCTTTATGTCTCGCAGATGGTGGATGCCACCAAGGTGCTGCGCTTTCTCGATGTCACCGCCATTCCGTCCGGCGGCTGGGATCCGAGCCTCGCCTTCGTCATCGTGCCGGCCATTGTCATCATGTTCATTGCCGTCCGGATCAGCCGCAGCCGCCAGGCCCCGCTGTTTGACCAGGCCTTCCACGAACCCGAATATGATCGCATCGACCGGCGCCTCATCGGCGGCGCGGTGCTGTTCGGCATCGGCTGGGGCATGGCCGGCATCTGCCCCGGCCCCGCCATTTCGCTGATCGCCTTCATGCCCGACGATCTGTGGATTTTTCTGCTCACCATGCTGATCGGCTCCTATGCCGGCAGTCTCTTCGTCCCCAGCGGCCATGCCCGGCGTCTGGCGGATGCGAAATGA
- a CDS encoding YeeE/YedE family protein, which produces MESFTPLTAALGGCLIGLASAVLWLGNGRIAGISGVFGQLLPPAQTLVWRLVFLLAMVAAAFLAARLLPSIGMGGDVPATLVPAPTGWGIPTPVWLAIAGLLTGIGTKIGNGCTSGHGVCGLARLSRRSMVAVAVFFAVAMLTVAVTGIV; this is translated from the coding sequence ATGGAATCGTTCACGCCGCTCACCGCCGCCCTAGGCGGTTGCCTGATTGGCCTGGCCTCAGCCGTGCTGTGGCTGGGCAATGGCCGCATCGCCGGCATTTCCGGCGTCTTCGGGCAATTGCTGCCACCGGCCCAGACCTTGGTCTGGCGCCTCGTCTTCCTGCTGGCCATGGTCGCTGCCGCCTTCCTCGCCGCCCGCCTGCTGCCGTCCATCGGCATGGGCGGCGACGTCCCCGCCACACTGGTGCCCGCACCGACAGGCTGGGGCATTCCCACCCCGGTCTGGCTGGCCATTGCCGGCCTCCTCACCGGCATCGGCACCAAGATCGGCAATGGCTGCACCTCCGGCCATGGCGTCTGCGGCCTGGCCCGGCTGTCGCGCCGGTCCATGGTGGCCGTGGCCGTGTTCTTTGCGGTGGCCATGCTCACCGTTGCCGTGACGGGAATCGTCTGA
- a CDS encoding TerC family protein → MLEMLADPNVWIAFGTLTIMEIVLGIDNIVFISVLVSRLPREQADFARKLGIGLALVFRIMLLFVISWIVQLQDPVFEAFGHGFSWKDIILIGGGAFLIYKATHEMHAAIEDTHEVGMADVAKATLQAILIQIVIVDMVFSIDSIITAVGMVPADQVFVMVAAVLVAVGVMFVASGPIAKFVSDHPTTKMLALSFLLLIGMTLVADGFGFHIPKGYIYSAMAFSVLVEIFNVFAKTRKLRQAGGHAAKQSFTPFTGDTGSVSSEAALASLGRSASPAARPVAAKPVTPAAPAAKPRSSSTTTAKAQARPKSAPRKPRTPK, encoded by the coding sequence ATGCTTGAAATGCTGGCCGATCCCAATGTCTGGATTGCCTTTGGAACCCTGACGATCATGGAGATCGTGCTGGGGATCGACAATATCGTGTTCATTTCGGTGCTGGTGTCGCGCCTGCCGCGCGAGCAGGCCGATTTCGCCCGCAAGCTGGGTATCGGGCTGGCGCTGGTGTTCCGCATCATGCTGCTGTTCGTGATCAGCTGGATCGTGCAGCTGCAGGACCCGGTGTTCGAGGCCTTCGGGCATGGCTTCTCGTGGAAGGACATCATCCTGATCGGTGGCGGCGCCTTCCTGATCTACAAGGCTACCCATGAAATGCATGCGGCTATAGAGGATACACATGAAGTGGGTATGGCCGATGTCGCCAAGGCGACGCTGCAGGCGATCCTGATCCAGATCGTCATCGTCGACATGGTGTTTTCGATTGATTCCATCATAACGGCTGTGGGCATGGTGCCGGCCGACCAGGTGTTCGTCATGGTGGCCGCAGTGCTGGTCGCCGTGGGCGTGATGTTCGTGGCGTCGGGTCCGATCGCCAAGTTCGTTTCCGATCATCCGACCACCAAGATGCTGGCGCTCTCCTTCCTGCTGCTGATCGGCATGACGCTGGTGGCCGATGGCTTCGGCTTCCACATTCCCAAGGGCTATATCTACTCGGCCATGGCCTTCTCGGTGCTGGTGGAAATCTTCAACGTCTTTGCCAAGACCCGCAAGCTGCGCCAAGCCGGTGGCCATGCGGCCAAGCAGAGTTTCACGCCCTTTACCGGCGACACCGGCTCGGTCTCCAGCGAGGCTGCCCTGGCATCGCTGGGTCGCAGCGCCAGCCCGGCGGCCAGACCCGTTGCCGCCAAGCCGGTGACACCGGCAGCGCCGGCTGCCAAGCCGCGCAGCAGCAGTACGACCACCGCCAAGGCGCAGGCCCGACCCAAATCGGCCCCGCGCAAGCCTCGGACGCCCAAGTGA
- a CDS encoding quinone oxidoreductase family protein, producing the protein MSRAIVVHHVGGPDVMAFEEQAVGAPGPGEVALRHTAIGLNFIDTYQRSGLYPVQTPFVAGNEAAGVITALGEGVSDFKIGDRVVYQGQIGAYATERLAAADRMVPIPDGIDDQTAAAILLKGLTAYYLLFQTWPLAAGETILWHAAAGGTGLIATQWAKALGATVIGTAGSDDKTALAKAHGCDHVINYTTEDFAARVRELTDGRGVDVVYDGVGKATFDKSLDCLRPRGLLASFGNASGVVSIPDLMVLARKGSLYVTRPTGAAYLGQRPALLEGARLLFAAVASGAIKVQVSQTYKLADAAEAHRALEGRQTTGSVVLIP; encoded by the coding sequence GTGAGCCGCGCCATCGTCGTCCATCACGTCGGGGGTCCCGACGTGATGGCTTTCGAGGAGCAGGCCGTGGGGGCACCGGGCCCCGGCGAGGTGGCGCTGCGCCACACCGCCATCGGGCTCAATTTCATCGACACCTACCAGCGCTCCGGGCTCTATCCGGTGCAGACGCCCTTCGTGGCGGGCAATGAGGCGGCCGGGGTGATCACGGCGCTGGGCGAAGGGGTGAGCGACTTCAAAATCGGCGACCGGGTCGTCTACCAAGGGCAGATCGGCGCCTATGCCACCGAGCGCCTGGCGGCTGCCGATCGCATGGTGCCGATTCCCGACGGCATCGACGACCAGACGGCGGCCGCCATCCTGCTCAAGGGGCTGACGGCCTATTACCTGCTGTTCCAGACCTGGCCGCTGGCTGCCGGCGAGACCATCCTATGGCATGCTGCCGCCGGCGGGACCGGGCTGATTGCCACGCAATGGGCCAAGGCGCTGGGCGCTACGGTGATCGGTACGGCCGGCAGCGACGACAAGACGGCGCTGGCCAAGGCGCATGGCTGCGATCATGTGATCAACTACACGACCGAGGACTTTGCCGCCCGCGTGCGGGAGCTCACCGATGGCCGCGGCGTCGATGTCGTCTATGACGGCGTCGGCAAGGCGACTTTCGACAAATCGCTCGACTGCCTGCGTCCGCGCGGCCTGCTGGCCAGCTTTGGCAATGCCTCGGGCGTGGTATCGATTCCCGACTTGATGGTGCTGGCGCGCAAGGGTTCGCTCTATGTGACCCGGCCGACCGGTGCAGCCTATCTGGGCCAGCGGCCCGCATTGCTTGAAGGCGCAAGACTGCTGTTCGCGGCTGTTGCCAGCGGCGCGATCAAGGTGCAGGTCAGCCAGACCTACAAGCTGGCCGATGCCGCCGAGGCGCATCGCGCCCTCGAAGGGCGCCAGACCACCGGGTCCGTCGTCCTGATCCCCTGA
- a CDS encoding DUF6629 family protein, whose protein sequence is MCFSASVSFTTGLVIATVGVLALRQARRPEIRLLAAIPLLFGVQQLTEGFIWLALDRADTGPALHGLAQFYAFFVGMVWPVLIPLSLLLLEPHAMRRRLIGMVVALGGAMAVYTLVVMALYGFSVHVEHQCLVYQNPAGIWPGMEMVYLLATCGAFFIASDHRLHWLGVANLVGFGIAASFFSLNLPSVWCFCAAVISSLLYWYVRDDARVAPVAANPG, encoded by the coding sequence ATGTGCTTTTCGGCTTCCGTCAGTTTCACCACTGGCCTGGTGATTGCGACCGTCGGCGTGCTGGCCCTGCGCCAGGCGCGCCGGCCTGAAATCAGGCTCCTGGCTGCCATCCCGCTGCTGTTCGGCGTGCAGCAGCTGACCGAAGGCTTCATCTGGTTAGCCCTCGACCGGGCCGATACTGGTCCGGCACTGCATGGCCTGGCCCAGTTCTACGCCTTCTTTGTCGGCATGGTCTGGCCGGTATTGATTCCCCTCAGCCTGCTGCTGCTTGAGCCCCACGCCATGCGCCGCCGGCTCATCGGCATGGTCGTGGCGCTGGGCGGCGCCATGGCGGTCTATACGCTGGTAGTCATGGCGCTCTATGGCTTTTCGGTGCATGTCGAACACCAGTGCCTGGTCTACCAGAATCCGGCCGGAATCTGGCCGGGCATGGAGATGGTCTATCTGCTGGCCACCTGCGGCGCATTCTTCATCGCCAGCGATCATCGGCTGCATTGGCTGGGCGTGGCCAACCTGGTCGGCTTCGGCATTGCCGCCAGCTTCTTCAGCCTCAACCTGCCCTCGGTCTGGTGCTTCTGCGCCGCCGTGATCAGCAGCCTGCTCTACTGGTATGTGCGCGACGACGCCCGCGTGGCGCCGGTCGCGGCAAATCCGGGTTGA
- a CDS encoding 5-oxoprolinase subunit B family protein, with the protein MTGSTVTDTFPTPTLVLLGDSAVLVRFGTVLTDVANQAAIALTGMLDREPIEGVLEVVPNLVSVLLRYDPRRSAAADIAGQLRLRLFALADAPALAGQAWTVPVHFDGRDLESVANLLKMTIPEFIAAHNAAPLRVLATGFAPGFVYCGLHGEALVAPRRTEVRPMVSPGTVLFAAGQTAITATELPTGWHIIGRTDFGNFDPTAVPPTRLQAGDAIQFTVAA; encoded by the coding sequence ATGACCGGTTCGACCGTCACCGACACATTTCCGACGCCAACCCTTGTGCTTCTGGGCGACAGTGCCGTGCTGGTGCGCTTCGGGACAGTGCTGACCGATGTCGCCAACCAGGCGGCGATCGCGCTGACCGGCATGCTCGATCGCGAGCCGATCGAGGGCGTGCTTGAAGTGGTGCCCAATCTGGTGTCGGTCCTGCTGCGCTATGATCCCCGCAGGAGCGCCGCCGCCGATATTGCCGGGCAGTTGCGCTTGCGGCTGTTCGCGCTGGCTGACGCACCTGCTCTCGCCGGACAGGCCTGGACGGTGCCGGTGCATTTTGATGGCCGCGACCTCGAGAGTGTTGCCAATCTGCTGAAGATGACGATCCCGGAATTCATAGCGGCGCACAATGCCGCGCCGCTGCGGGTGCTGGCGACCGGCTTTGCCCCGGGCTTTGTGTATTGCGGTCTGCATGGCGAGGCGCTGGTGGCGCCGCGGCGCACCGAGGTAAGGCCCATGGTGTCGCCGGGCACCGTGCTGTTTGCAGCCGGCCAAACCGCCATTACCGCCACCGAGCTGCCGACCGGCTGGCACATTATCGGTCGTACCGATTTCGGCAATTTCGACCCGACGGCAGTACCGCCGACACGATTGCAAGCGGGTGACGCCATCCAGTTTACGGTGGCGGCATGA
- a CDS encoding 5-oxoprolinase subunit C family protein — MSAIIAITRAGPLTSVQDDGRFGQLRHGISASGPMDGASYRLAGALVGAEQGGVEFTTAGLALRLQSGSCGVGMAGGSFVARHNGAIVGWPGAVTLEAGDEFNITPGSAGNYGYLRFAGRLVLPAMMGSLATSSRARLGGVAGRALQVGDVLELAEPRAAAPQAIAAAIEAEGPIRFVWGLHAELFPTQTRQRFVETGFTVSRQLDRMGVRLEDGGGVFAEARSLSLVSDAIVPGDIQILGDGTPIVLMRDHQPTGGYPRIATIISADIDRFAQLRPGSDLAFAPVSVAHAQQLLRNQQS; from the coding sequence ATGAGTGCCATCATCGCCATTACCCGCGCCGGACCGTTGACCAGCGTGCAGGATGACGGCCGGTTTGGCCAGTTGCGCCATGGCATCAGCGCGTCCGGCCCGATGGATGGCGCCAGCTACCGGCTGGCCGGGGCCCTGGTGGGCGCGGAGCAGGGCGGCGTCGAGTTCACCACGGCCGGGCTGGCGCTGCGGCTGCAAAGCGGATCCTGCGGCGTCGGCATGGCGGGCGGCAGCTTTGTCGCCCGGCACAATGGCGCTATCGTGGGCTGGCCGGGCGCGGTGACGCTGGAGGCCGGCGACGAATTCAACATCACGCCCGGTTCTGCCGGCAATTACGGCTACTTGCGCTTTGCCGGCAGGCTGGTGCTGCCCGCCATGATGGGAAGCCTCGCCACCAGCAGCCGGGCGCGGCTGGGCGGGGTGGCGGGCAGGGCGCTGCAGGTGGGCGATGTGCTCGAACTGGCGGAACCGCGGGCGGCTGCGCCCCAGGCCATTGCCGCGGCCATAGAGGCAGAAGGGCCAATCCGCTTTGTCTGGGGCCTGCATGCCGAGCTGTTCCCGACCCAGACCAGACAGCGCTTTGTCGAGACGGGCTTTACGGTATCGCGCCAGCTCGACCGCATGGGCGTGCGACTGGAAGATGGCGGCGGTGTGTTTGCCGAGGCCAGGAGCCTGTCGCTGGTGTCCGACGCCATCGTGCCCGGTGATATCCAGATCCTGGGCGATGGCACGCCGATCGTGCTGATGCGCGATCACCAGCCCACGGGCGGCTATCCGCGCATTGCCACCATCATCAGCGCCGATATCGACCGCTTTGCGCAGCTGCGCCCGGGCAGCGATCTTGCCTTTGCCCCGGTCAGTGTGGCACACGCCCAGCAGCTCCTGCGGAACCAGCAATCATGA